The following coding sequences are from one Bradyrhizobium sp. 200 window:
- a CDS encoding type II 3-dehydroquinate dehydratase — MRIMILNGPNLNMLGIREPHIYGSTTLNAIKASCEEFAAFTGTQLAFHQSNHEGELVDLIQSARTAADALIINPAAYSFTSIAMFDAMKIFDGPIYEVHISNIHARDELHRHSKLSAAVKGVIAGLGPYGYIVAMQAALQGAGQLPASLPAAVRVGPK; from the coding sequence ATGCGCATCATGATCCTCAATGGTCCGAATTTGAACATGCTCGGCATCCGCGAGCCGCACATCTACGGCTCGACCACGCTCAACGCCATCAAGGCCTCCTGCGAGGAGTTTGCCGCCTTCACCGGCACGCAGCTTGCGTTTCACCAGTCGAACCACGAGGGTGAACTGGTCGACCTGATCCAGTCCGCCCGCACCGCGGCGGACGCTCTCATCATCAACCCCGCCGCCTACTCCTTCACTTCGATTGCGATGTTCGACGCCATGAAGATCTTTGACGGCCCGATCTATGAGGTGCACATCTCCAACATCCACGCCCGCGACGAGCTGCACCGACACTCAAAACTCTCGGCCGCGGTGAAAGGCGTGATCGCGGGCCTCGGCCCCTATGGCTATATCGTCGCCATGCAGGCCGCACTGCAAGGCGCCGGCCAGTTGCCGGCGTCGTTGCCCGCTGCCGTTCGCGTCGGTCCCAAATAA
- a CDS encoding TRAP transporter large permease subunit: MTLAVFTFSLLGAMALGMPIAFALIVCGVALMHSLDIFDSQIVAQNIINGADSFPLMAVPFFMLAGEVMNRGGLARRIVNVALALVGHVKGGLGYVTILASCVLASLSGSAAADAAALAALLVPMMVAAGHSRKHAAGLVAAGGIIAPVIPPSIGFVLFGVAGGVSISKLFLAGIFPGLMLGAGLCLAWWWVARQENVESPPRQSLREIVWAFVDGFWALMLPAIIIVGLRFGVFTPTEAAVVVAVYALFVATCIYRELKIGELYEVFVSAALSTSVVMFLVAAALVSSWLITVSEIATQIVDLVRPFMGNQTLLMLAIMLLVVIVGTALDMAPTILILTPILMPIVKQAGIDPVYFGVLFIINNAIGLITPPVGVVLNVVCGVSRISMEDIIKGVWPFMIAQLIVLFLMILFPALVTVPAKWFAG, from the coding sequence GTGACGCTTGCGGTCTTCACCTTCTCGCTACTCGGCGCGATGGCGCTGGGCATGCCGATTGCGTTCGCGCTGATCGTCTGTGGCGTCGCGCTGATGCATTCGCTCGATATTTTCGACTCCCAGATCGTCGCCCAGAACATCATCAACGGCGCCGACAGCTTTCCGCTGATGGCCGTCCCGTTCTTCATGCTGGCGGGCGAGGTCATGAACCGCGGCGGGCTGGCCAGGCGGATCGTCAACGTCGCGCTGGCGCTGGTCGGCCACGTCAAGGGCGGCCTCGGCTACGTCACCATCCTCGCCTCCTGCGTGCTCGCCTCCCTGTCGGGCTCTGCTGCCGCCGATGCCGCGGCGCTGGCCGCACTGCTGGTCCCGATGATGGTCGCGGCCGGCCACAGCAGGAAACATGCGGCGGGCCTCGTCGCCGCCGGCGGCATCATCGCGCCCGTGATTCCGCCGAGCATCGGCTTCGTGCTGTTCGGCGTGGCCGGCGGCGTCTCGATCTCAAAACTGTTCCTCGCCGGCATCTTCCCCGGCCTGATGCTCGGCGCCGGGCTGTGTCTCGCCTGGTGGTGGGTCGCGCGGCAGGAGAATGTCGAAAGCCCGCCGCGCCAATCGCTTCGCGAGATCGTGTGGGCCTTTGTCGACGGCTTCTGGGCCTTGATGCTGCCCGCAATCATCATTGTGGGTCTCCGATTCGGCGTGTTCACGCCGACCGAAGCCGCCGTCGTCGTCGCCGTCTACGCGCTGTTTGTCGCGACCTGCATCTACCGCGAACTCAAGATCGGCGAGCTCTACGAAGTCTTTGTCTCGGCCGCGCTCAGCACCAGCGTCGTCATGTTCCTGGTGGCGGCAGCGCTGGTGTCGTCCTGGCTGATCACGGTGTCCGAGATCGCTACCCAGATCGTCGACCTCGTCCGCCCGTTCATGGGCAACCAGACGCTGCTGATGCTGGCGATCATGCTGCTGGTCGTCATCGTCGGCACGGCTCTCGACATGGCGCCGACCATCCTGATCCTCACCCCGATCCTGATGCCGATCGTCAAGCAGGCCGGCATCGACCCGGTCTATTTCGGCGTGCTCTTCATCATCAACAATGCGATCGGCCTGATCACCCCACCGGTCGGCGTCGTCCTCAATGTCGTCTGCGGCGTGTCGCGCATCAGCATGGAGGATATCATCAAGGGCGTCTGGCCCTTCATGATCGCCCAATTGATCGTGCTGTTCCTGATGATCCTGTTTCCAGCGCTCGTCACCGTGCCGGCGAAATGGTTCGCCGGCTGA
- a CDS encoding TRAP transporter small permease has product MAAVERLIDLYCRLLKVTIAICLAAMVVLVFTNVVLRYLFNSGIATSEELSRWLLVWLTFLGAIVALRQHAHLGVDTLVRALPPRGKLACFALSYVLMLYVDALLTLGSWKQAVLTFGDTAPASGISVGLFFYSSGLVFGVSAAVILLVDLVRVLSGSGSEEDLILVKESDEHT; this is encoded by the coding sequence ATGGCCGCTGTCGAACGGCTGATCGACCTCTACTGCCGGCTGCTCAAGGTCACGATCGCGATCTGCCTCGCCGCGATGGTCGTGCTGGTCTTTACCAACGTCGTGCTGCGATATCTCTTCAATTCAGGGATAGCGACGTCAGAGGAACTGTCGCGCTGGCTATTGGTCTGGCTGACGTTCCTCGGCGCCATCGTGGCGCTGCGCCAGCACGCTCATCTCGGCGTCGACACGCTGGTTCGCGCGCTGCCGCCACGCGGTAAGCTGGCCTGCTTCGCGCTGAGCTATGTCCTGATGCTCTACGTCGATGCGCTGCTGACGCTAGGAAGCTGGAAACAGGCGGTGCTGACCTTTGGCGACACCGCACCCGCGTCCGGTATTTCCGTCGGGCTGTTCTTCTATTCTTCCGGGCTCGTGTTCGGCGTTTCGGCGGCGGTGATCCTGCTCGTCGATCTCGTGCGGGTATTGAGCGGATCGGGCTCTGAGGAGGACCTGATCCTGGTGAAGGAAAGCGATGAGCACACCTGA
- a CDS encoding TRAP transporter substrate-binding protein, producing MRIGLLCAAVSVCALLGTPAAAQVQERTIRWGHLNNTDHPVSFGVKKFAEVLAAKSGGKLKIREFPASQLGNEMQQQSAVRGGTQEILSASTTSLASVVKDLGLFDFPFTVSTFEQAEALAQGPFGKAMLDTLPEKELIGLGYWGLGFRNATNSSRPIAKVEDFSGLKLRVIPNPVYLETFKALKANPVPMAFGELYTALENKTVDGQENPYSVILSNKFYEVQKYVSATNHTFTQNVIIVSKKFWDGLSAEEQKMLRDSFAETREYQRDQTKLAADKALGELKAKGMQFNEIAPTEYARMQDATKPVVEKFSAEYDPARVKLFTGELARIRGAK from the coding sequence ATGCGGATCGGATTGCTGTGCGCTGCTGTCAGCGTTTGTGCGCTTTTGGGGACACCGGCTGCCGCCCAGGTGCAGGAACGCACCATCCGCTGGGGCCATCTCAACAACACCGACCACCCGGTCAGCTTTGGCGTGAAAAAGTTCGCTGAGGTGCTGGCGGCCAAGAGCGGCGGCAAGCTGAAGATCCGCGAGTTTCCAGCGTCCCAGCTCGGCAACGAGATGCAGCAGCAGTCGGCGGTGCGCGGCGGCACGCAGGAAATCCTCTCGGCGTCGACCACCTCGCTCGCCAGCGTGGTCAAGGATCTCGGCCTGTTTGATTTCCCCTTCACCGTCAGCACGTTCGAGCAGGCGGAGGCGTTGGCCCAGGGCCCGTTCGGAAAGGCGATGCTCGACACGCTGCCCGAGAAGGAGCTGATCGGTCTCGGTTATTGGGGGCTCGGCTTCCGCAACGCCACCAACAGCAGCCGCCCGATCGCGAAGGTCGAGGATTTCTCCGGGCTGAAGCTGCGCGTGATCCCGAACCCGGTCTATCTCGAGACCTTCAAGGCGCTGAAGGCGAACCCGGTGCCGATGGCGTTCGGCGAATTGTACACCGCGCTGGAAAACAAGACCGTCGACGGCCAGGAGAATCCCTACAGCGTCATCCTGTCCAACAAGTTCTACGAGGTGCAGAAATACGTCTCGGCCACCAACCACACTTTCACGCAGAACGTCATCATCGTCAGCAAGAAGTTCTGGGACGGCCTGTCGGCGGAAGAGCAGAAGATGCTGCGCGACTCATTTGCCGAAACGCGCGAGTACCAGCGCGACCAGACCAAGCTCGCCGCTGACAAGGCGCTGGGTGAACTGAAAGCCAAGGGCATGCAATTCAACGAGATCGCGCCGACCGAATACGCCCGCATGCAGGACGCCACCAAGCCGGTCGTCGAAAAATTCTCGGCCGAATATGACCCGGCGCGGGTAAAACTGTTCACCGGCGAGCTGGCACGCATCCGCGGCGCCAAGTAG
- a CDS encoding FCD domain-containing protein, translating into MTLVERTEEQEAVGDDGYRRIRTDIVFGRLRPGQKLRLDGLKEDYGVSVSTLREILNRLAADGFVLAEGRRGFEVAPISAGNLRELAELRLLLEQHAMGVSFANADVEWEGRVVSAHHKLASTERLMETGLGELEQWKRYDGEFHQALISNCGSRMLMETHALVFDKYFRYQMVAFSYRGSEPAAQHRALLEAALKRDAATAAETLRAHVSNCVEHALATAALK; encoded by the coding sequence ATGACACTGGTCGAGCGAACGGAAGAACAGGAAGCGGTCGGCGATGACGGCTATCGACGTATCCGCACCGACATCGTGTTCGGCCGGCTCCGGCCTGGGCAAAAGCTCCGGCTGGACGGCCTCAAGGAGGACTACGGCGTCAGCGTCTCGACGCTGCGCGAGATCCTCAACCGCCTGGCGGCGGATGGATTTGTGCTGGCCGAGGGCAGGCGGGGTTTTGAGGTAGCGCCGATCTCGGCCGGGAACTTGCGGGAGCTTGCGGAGCTTCGGCTGCTGCTGGAGCAGCATGCGATGGGCGTGTCGTTCGCCAATGCCGATGTCGAGTGGGAAGGGCGCGTGGTCTCCGCCCATCACAAGCTGGCGTCAACCGAGCGGCTGATGGAAACCGGCCTTGGCGAGCTCGAGCAGTGGAAGCGCTATGACGGCGAATTCCATCAGGCGCTGATCTCCAATTGCGGTTCGCGCATGCTGATGGAGACGCATGCCTTGGTGTTCGACAAATATTTCCGCTACCAGATGGTGGCCTTCAGCTACCGCGGCAGCGAGCCTGCCGCCCAGCACAGGGCGCTGCTCGAAGCTGCGCTGAAGCGCGATGCCGCGACCGCGGCTGAAACGCTGCGCGCGCATGTGAGCAATTGCGTCGAGCACGCGCTGGCGACGGCGGCGCTGAAGTAG